The following are from one region of the Fusarium keratoplasticum isolate Fu6.1 chromosome 4, whole genome shotgun sequence genome:
- a CDS encoding ADP-ribosylation factor-like protein 2 — protein sequence MLSILRKARLKDKEMRILMLGLDNAGKTTIVKKVMGEDVNTVSPTLGFIIKTIDYEGYKLNIWDVGGQKTLRSYWRNYFEKTDALIWVVDATDRLRIEDCRDELQGLLLEERLAGASLLVFANKTDVEGCMTEQEILSALQLESIRTHRWHILPCSAMTGSNLKEGLSWVVEDAKKRLFLY from the exons ATGTTGTCTATTCTGCGAAAAGCTCGCCTCAAGGATAAGGAGATGCGGATCCTGATGCT GGGACTGGACAATGCGGGAAAAACGACTATTGTTAAGAAGGTTATGGGGGAGGACGTTAATACGGTGAGCCCGACGTTGGGCTTCATTATCAAGACGATCGATTATGAGGG GTATAAGCTCAACATCT GGGATGTTGGTGGTCAGAAGACACTCCGGTCATACTGGAGGAATTATTTTGAGAAGACAGATGCCCTGATCTGGGTTGTGGACGCAACGGATCGGTTGCGTATCGAGGACTGCAGAGACGAGCTGCAGGGACTTCTCTTGGAAGAG CGTCTTGCAGGAGCAAGCCTCCTCGTGTTTGCGAACAAGACGGACGTTGAGGGGTGCATGACGGAACAGGAGATCCTCTCG GCACTTCAATTAGAGTCGATAAGGACTCATCGTTGGCACATCCTACCATGCAGCGCCATGACTGGTAGCAACCTAAAGGAGGGATTATCATGGGTTGTGgaggacgccaagaagcGCCTTTTCCTATACTAA